The following are from one region of the Sulfurimonas crateris genome:
- a CDS encoding chemotaxis protein, translating to MTQEELDALMSGDIDDLESLEDDDISDASVDEDAGFEDSDEKDNGEDLSSSNDEKPLGYSPETAHHWPLPATNENKMVHQLDDVTKESEEKASEIFDIIEGISNNLLEEEKRAEAVIEVLESNIELFKTLSSKFPDVEAFKVQLEKNNSALSSTNEALETLQSSGNAIMDVMDIMQYQDIHRQKIERVINVMRALSNYMNSLFEGKIDDEKRVSSAQHIVGDTHNELASNEDIEALLAQFGS from the coding sequence ATGACTCAAGAAGAACTAGATGCCTTGATGAGCGGTGATATTGACGATTTAGAATCATTGGAAGATGATGATATAAGTGATGCTTCGGTTGATGAAGATGCAGGATTTGAAGATAGTGATGAAAAAGACAACGGAGAGGATTTAAGCTCTTCAAACGATGAGAAGCCGCTAGGGTATAGTCCTGAGACAGCTCATCATTGGCCTCTTCCTGCAACAAATGAGAATAAAATGGTACATCAGCTTGACGATGTAACAAAAGAGAGCGAAGAGAAAGCCAGCGAAATTTTTGACATAATAGAAGGTATCAGTAATAATCTGCTTGAAGAGGAGAAGAGAGCCGAGGCAGTGATAGAGGTGTTAGAAAGTAACATTGAACTCTTTAAAACTTTAAGCAGTAAATTTCCAGATGTTGAAGCTTTTAAAGTTCAGCTGGAGAAAAACAACTCAGCACTCAGTAGCACAAATGAAGCGCTAGAGACGCTTCAGTCAAGCGGTAATGCAATAATGGACGTTATGGATATCATGCAGTATCAAGACATTCACCGTCAAAAGATCGAGCGTGTTATTAATGTTATGCGCGCACTCTCTAACTATATGAACTCTCTTTTTGAGGGCAAAATAGATGATGAAAAAAGAGTCTCTTCCGCACAACATATTGTCGGAGACACTCATAACGAGCTGGCATCCAACGAAGATATAGAAGCACTTTTAGCGCAATTTGGAAGTTAA
- the trxA gene encoding thioredoxin has product MGKYIELTSSDFEATLGEGVSLVDFWAPWCGPCRMIAPVIEELANDYDGKAKICKVNTDEEQDIAVKFGIRSIPTIIFFKDGKIEGQVVGAQSKAALAEKLDALLA; this is encoded by the coding sequence ATGGGTAAATATATAGAATTGACTAGCTCAGATTTTGAAGCAACACTGGGTGAAGGTGTATCTTTAGTGGATTTTTGGGCTCCGTGGTGTGGACCTTGTCGTATGATCGCTCCTGTAATTGAAGAGCTTGCAAATGACTATGACGGTAAAGCTAAGATCTGTAAAGTAAATACTGATGAAGAGCAAGACATCGCTGTTAAATTCGGTATCCGTTCTATTCCTACAATCATCTTTTTTAAAGATGGCAAAATTGAAGGTCAAGTTGTTGGAGCACAATCTAAAGCTGCTCTAGCTGAAAAATTAGACGCTCTTTTAGCGTAA
- a CDS encoding damage-control phosphatase ARMT1 family protein, with product MTIDEACVGCIINQSVKVANAIHASSSLADELTSTVTKMSESFSYDDTPPEIASYVYEKMAQIANKTDLYDEVKELSTKKALSFVPLLKKELSNSNNKLLTATKIAIAGNVIDLAAEVEFDLQEELEKIFHTEFGYDDFSVFAQKLSSAKSVLIVGDNVGEHIFDYMLIETLSELYPGSKFYYMVRGNPIINDVTIKEAKEAGFEKICEVVDSGVNTPGFTYNRANDYSRELFDSVDMVISKGMGNYECMSPSHREGICFLLKIKCGVVAASLKKEVGDIVCKMD from the coding sequence ATGACTATTGATGAAGCCTGTGTAGGCTGTATAATTAACCAGAGCGTTAAAGTTGCAAATGCTATTCACGCCTCTTCCTCCCTTGCAGATGAGTTAACATCTACTGTTACCAAGATGAGCGAGAGTTTTTCTTATGATGATACCCCTCCCGAAATTGCCTCCTATGTCTATGAAAAAATGGCTCAAATTGCCAATAAAACAGACCTTTATGACGAGGTAAAAGAGTTATCCACAAAAAAAGCGCTCTCTTTCGTTCCGCTTTTAAAAAAAGAGCTCTCAAATTCAAATAATAAACTATTGACCGCCACAAAAATTGCAATAGCGGGAAATGTCATAGACCTTGCCGCAGAGGTAGAGTTTGACCTGCAAGAGGAGCTTGAGAAGATATTTCATACCGAGTTTGGATATGATGATTTCTCTGTTTTTGCACAGAAGCTAAGCAGTGCAAAGAGCGTTTTAATCGTCGGCGACAATGTCGGAGAGCATATTTTTGACTATATGCTCATCGAGACATTAAGTGAGCTCTACCCAGGCAGTAAATTTTACTATATGGTCAGAGGCAATCCGATAATAAACGACGTAACAATTAAAGAGGCTAAAGAGGCTGGATTTGAGAAGATATGCGAAGTGGTTGACAGCGGTGTGAACACTCCCGGGTTTACATATAACCGAGCAAACGACTACTCAAGAGAGCTTTTTGACAGCGTCGATATGGTTATAAGCAAAGGGATGGGAAATTATGAATGTATGAGCCCCTCACACAGAGAGGGCATCTGCTTTCTACTCAAGATAAAGTGCGGAGTTGTCGCCGCCTCTCTAAAAAAAGAGGTCGGTGATATAGTCTGTAAAATGGATTAA
- the dapB gene encoding 4-hydroxy-tetrahydrodipicolinate reductase translates to MTRVGVFGANGRVGKLIIDDLKATDNISLSSVFVRNSLNFSIDPSVMVSTDIGTFLNGCDIVIDFSLPEACESLLEAALKTPKPLVIGTTGLSVHQLNLLKQASESMPILYATNMSLGVALLNKLVYQAAAALEGFDIEIVEMHHKHKKDAPSGTALTLGESAASGRGLDLDAVRISGRDGNIGERTKDEIAVMALRGGDIVGRHTVGFYNEGEFIELNHTATSRNTFSKGAIRAASWLVNKEPGLYSISDCLEL, encoded by the coding sequence ATGACGAGAGTTGGTGTTTTTGGGGCGAACGGGAGAGTCGGAAAGCTGATTATTGATGATTTGAAGGCGACGGACAACATAAGCCTTAGTTCAGTTTTTGTAAGAAATTCTCTTAACTTCTCTATCGATCCGTCCGTTATGGTGAGCACAGATATCGGCACTTTTTTAAATGGGTGCGATATTGTCATAGATTTCTCACTTCCCGAAGCTTGTGAATCCCTGCTTGAAGCTGCCCTAAAAACTCCAAAACCGCTTGTCATCGGGACAACCGGACTAAGCGTTCATCAACTCAATCTTTTAAAGCAGGCGAGCGAGAGTATGCCTATTCTGTATGCTACAAATATGTCTTTAGGCGTTGCGCTTTTAAATAAGCTCGTATATCAGGCAGCTGCGGCTCTTGAAGGCTTTGACATCGAGATAGTAGAGATGCATCATAAACATAAAAAAGATGCTCCAAGCGGTACTGCTCTTACTCTTGGAGAGTCTGCTGCAAGCGGTCGTGGACTTGATCTGGATGCTGTCCGCATAAGTGGGCGTGACGGTAATATAGGCGAGAGAACAAAAGATGAGATCGCAGTTATGGCGCTTCGCGGCGGTGATATCGTCGGTCGTCATACTGTAGGTTTTTATAATGAGGGCGAATTTATAGAGCTTAACCATACTGCAACTTCAAGAAACACTTTTAGCAAGGGTGCCATAAGAGCTGCATCATGGCTTGTAAATAAAGAGCCTGGTCTTTACTCTATTAGCGATTGTTTAGAGTTATAA
- a CDS encoding peptidase U32 family protein, with translation MQKVELLSPAGTLEKLKIAIDFGADAVYGGVSHFSLRIRSGKEFSMDEFAEGIEYAHSRGKKVYATLNGFPFNSQLNLLKKHILAMADLGPDAFIVATPGVLKLCHELVPHMPLHLSTQANVMNVLDAKVYYDMGATRIITAREISLKDLVEIKRELPDLELEVFVHGSMCFAYSGRCLISTLQSGRVPNRGSCANDCRFPYEMYAANPETGTLFKLQEDEGVGTYIMNSKDLNLASHVKEILDSGAVDSLKVEGRTKTAYYAAVTAKAYRMAIDDYYNGVNDVEKYQYELNSLQNRGYTDAYLISRPFEKHDTQSLDFTMQLGTHQVSGVVNEEGTHFLCKYKTLPNDELEIVAPLGSHIEIADNEIGTTYERDGRVYMKLKQLLAENKKVWDEVHSGNLNPITLPVKLPPYTFLRIPAHPDMGTYPKV, from the coding sequence ATGCAAAAAGTAGAACTATTATCCCCTGCGGGAACGTTAGAAAAATTAAAGATCGCTATTGATTTCGGTGCAGATGCAGTTTATGGCGGAGTGAGCCACTTTTCACTTCGTATACGTTCAGGTAAAGAGTTTAGTATGGACGAGTTTGCCGAGGGGATAGAGTATGCCCACTCGCGCGGCAAAAAAGTGTACGCAACTCTAAACGGTTTTCCTTTTAACTCTCAGTTAAACCTTTTAAAAAAACATATTTTAGCTATGGCGGATCTTGGACCGGATGCTTTTATTGTGGCAACTCCGGGCGTGCTTAAACTTTGCCATGAACTTGTTCCGCATATGCCGCTTCATCTCTCTACACAAGCCAATGTTATGAACGTTCTTGATGCAAAAGTTTACTACGATATGGGAGCAACCCGCATTATTACGGCAAGGGAGATCTCTCTTAAAGATCTCGTCGAGATCAAAAGAGAACTTCCTGATCTGGAGCTTGAGGTGTTTGTGCACGGTTCGATGTGTTTTGCATACAGCGGCAGATGTCTTATCTCAACTCTTCAAAGCGGGCGTGTTCCAAACCGCGGAAGCTGCGCGAATGACTGTAGATTTCCTTACGAGATGTATGCGGCAAATCCTGAGACGGGAACGCTATTTAAGCTCCAAGAGGATGAGGGTGTAGGCACTTACATCATGAACTCAAAAGACCTAAATCTTGCTTCACACGTTAAAGAGATATTAGACAGCGGTGCGGTCGATTCTCTCAAAGTTGAAGGGCGTACAAAAACCGCATATTACGCGGCTGTAACTGCAAAAGCCTACAGAATGGCAATAGATGACTACTACAACGGCGTAAATGACGTAGAGAAGTATCAGTATGAGCTGAACTCTCTTCAAAACCGCGGTTATACAGATGCTTATCTTATCTCAAGACCTTTTGAGAAGCATGATACACAGAGTCTTGACTTTACTATGCAGCTTGGAACGCATCAGGTAAGCGGAGTAGTAAATGAAGAGGGTACGCACTTTTTATGCAAATACAAAACCCTGCCAAATGATGAGTTGGAGATAGTCGCTCCGCTTGGCTCTCATATAGAGATAGCAGACAATGAGATAGGCACGACTTACGAGCGTGATGGAAGAGTATATATGAAGCTAAAACAGCTTTTGGCAGAAAATAAGAAAGTTTGGGATGAGGTTCACAGCGGAAATCTAAACCCGATAACACTGCCTGTAAAACTTCCGCCTTACACTTTTTTGAGAATTCCAGCGCATCCTGATATGGGCACTTACCCAAAAGTTTGA
- the trxB gene encoding thioredoxin-disulfide reductase: protein MVLDCAIIGGGPAGLTAGLYATRGGLENVVMFEKGMPGGQITQSSEIENYPGVTGEISGMDLMMPWPQQCQKFGLKHEMLEVKRVSKDGDIFKIHKEDGSVAEAHSVIVCTGSSPRRAGFAGEDELFGRGVSTCATCDGFFYKGKEVAVIGGGDTALEEALYLAKICSKVYLIHRRDTFRSAPNTIKRVEKTENIELVLNTTPEEVYGDEMGVVGIRVKNSSGEIRDIKAPGVFVFVGNDVNNQTLIQEDETFLCDVNKQGEIIVDISMKTSVKGLFAAGDMRIAAPKQVVSAAGDGAVAALQAISYVDEKLN from the coding sequence ATGGTACTTGATTGCGCTATTATAGGCGGAGGACCTGCCGGCCTTACGGCTGGATTGTATGCAACACGCGGCGGCCTAGAAAATGTAGTAATGTTTGAAAAGGGGATGCCCGGAGGTCAAATAACACAAAGTTCTGAGATAGAGAACTATCCCGGTGTTACAGGCGAGATTAGCGGGATGGATCTTATGATGCCGTGGCCCCAGCAGTGCCAAAAATTTGGTCTAAAACATGAGATGCTCGAAGTTAAACGCGTAAGCAAAGATGGAGATATCTTTAAAATTCATAAAGAGGACGGCTCTGTAGCAGAGGCTCACAGCGTGATCGTATGTACAGGTTCATCTCCAAGACGTGCAGGCTTTGCAGGAGAGGACGAGCTCTTTGGAAGAGGCGTGAGCACCTGTGCTACGTGTGACGGTTTTTTCTACAAAGGCAAAGAGGTTGCAGTTATAGGCGGTGGCGACACAGCTCTTGAAGAGGCTCTCTACCTTGCTAAGATATGTTCTAAAGTCTATCTTATCCATAGACGCGACACATTTCGCTCTGCTCCAAATACCATTAAAAGAGTTGAGAAAACAGAGAATATAGAACTTGTTTTAAACACAACTCCAGAAGAGGTTTACGGCGATGAGATGGGAGTTGTCGGTATCCGTGTTAAAAACAGCAGCGGAGAGATTCGCGACATAAAAGCACCAGGTGTATTTGTTTTTGTCGGAAACGATGTAAATAATCAGACCCTTATCCAAGAGGATGAAACTTTTCTTTGCGATGTAAATAAACAGGGTGAAATAATTGTAGACATTAGTATGAAAACATCAGTAAAGGGGCTTTTTGCAGCAGGCGATATGCGTATAGCTGCTCCAAAGCAGGTAGTAAGTGCTGCCGGTGATGGTGCTGTTGCCGCACTTCAAGCTATCTCTTATGTAGATGAAAAATTAAACTAA
- a CDS encoding TIGR01212 family radical SAM protein (This family includes YhcC from E. coli K-12, an uncharacterized radical SAM protein.): MQQIFTFGNYLKDKFGCKVYKVGINISGFTCPNIDGTVAKGGCTFCENDSFSASTGETQELKGFHLNLDSKTNPNLDKQLAQLEIQFKAISKRQREEYGAQKFLVYFQSFTNTYAPFETLKALYDKALTFDDVVGLSIGTRSDSITEETLDYLAELNRTKEIWIEFGIQSVYDETLLKINRGHDSANVKEWILKAKSKRLHVCGHLIFGLPDETKEMMLRTAKEAYSWGIDSVKYHPLYVVKKTSLANDFLKGKFTPISEDEYLDVLIEAIKMKPQNVSVQRVTAGIDDSSLLSPDWCRDKNTQIKNINAALKPLGLKY, from the coding sequence ATGCAACAAATATTTACCTTTGGCAACTACTTAAAAGATAAGTTTGGTTGCAAAGTCTACAAAGTCGGCATCAATATATCTGGATTTACATGTCCAAATATAGACGGCACCGTAGCAAAAGGCGGATGTACCTTCTGCGAAAATGACTCTTTTAGCGCAAGTACCGGTGAAACGCAAGAACTCAAGGGTTTTCACCTCAATCTGGACTCAAAGACAAACCCAAATCTTGACAAGCAGCTAGCACAACTAGAAATTCAGTTTAAAGCCATAAGCAAGAGACAACGCGAAGAGTATGGCGCACAGAAGTTTTTGGTCTACTTTCAATCGTTTACAAATACATACGCGCCCTTTGAGACACTTAAAGCGCTCTACGACAAAGCTCTTACGTTTGATGACGTTGTAGGGCTTAGTATAGGAACGCGCTCGGACAGCATAACAGAAGAGACTCTGGATTATCTAGCCGAGCTTAACCGAACAAAAGAGATATGGATAGAGTTTGGAATTCAATCCGTTTATGATGAGACTCTTTTAAAGATCAACCGCGGGCATGACAGTGCAAATGTAAAAGAGTGGATTTTAAAAGCAAAAAGCAAAAGGCTGCATGTTTGCGGACATCTTATATTCGGTCTGCCCGATGAGACAAAAGAGATGATGCTGCGTACTGCAAAAGAGGCTTACAGCTGGGGAATCGACTCTGTAAAATACCATCCCCTTTACGTTGTTAAAAAAACATCTCTTGCAAATGACTTTTTAAAAGGAAAGTTCACACCGATAAGTGAAGATGAGTATTTGGACGTACTAATTGAAGCGATTAAGATGAAGCCGCAAAATGTATCTGTTCAAAGAGTAACGGCAGGGATAGATGACAGCTCTCTTTTATCACCTGATTGGTGCAGAGATAAAAACACTCAAATTAAAAATATAAATGCCGCACTAAAACCGCTTGGACTTAAATACTAG
- the purF gene encoding amidophosphoribosyltransferase produces MLEDVNEKCAVVGIYGNKEASKLAYFSLHALQHRGQEAAGISSSNGTKLQTIKKRGLVMRVFDEKKLETLRGSSAIGHTRYSTAGDDSILDAQPVFARYDLGEMAIVHNGNLTNAEEIRNRLIDKGAIFQTFMDTENLIHLIAKSEQRKLLDRIIDAVQKIEGAFSLVFLSRTKMFAMRDRHGFRPLSLGKLPGGGYIVASETCAFDLVGAEFIRDVEPGELLIFSEDKEPKSIKVFEPTPKHCIFEYVYFSRPDSKVFGQSVYETRKNMGKELARIKPVEADMVIPVPDGGVPAAIGYAQESGIPYEMGIMRNHYIGRTFIEPTQEMRDLKVKMKLSPMIDIIKGKRVIVVDDSIVRGTTSKRIVRMLKEAGASEVHMRVSSPPTTDPCFYGVDTPNKDKLIAANMSQDDICKFIEADSLAYLDEASLLRSVNAKDESYCTACFTGKYIV; encoded by the coding sequence GTGCTAGAAGATGTTAATGAAAAATGTGCAGTAGTAGGAATCTATGGTAATAAGGAAGCTTCTAAATTAGCTTATTTTTCACTACATGCACTTCAGCATCGTGGTCAAGAAGCAGCAGGTATTAGCTCCTCAAACGGAACAAAACTGCAAACTATCAAAAAACGCGGTCTGGTAATGCGTGTTTTTGATGAGAAAAAGCTTGAGACACTAAGAGGTTCAAGCGCGATCGGTCATACACGCTACTCTACTGCTGGAGACGACTCCATTCTGGATGCTCAGCCTGTATTTGCAAGATACGACTTGGGTGAGATGGCGATCGTTCACAACGGAAACTTGACAAACGCCGAAGAGATAAGAAACAGACTTATCGACAAAGGTGCAATTTTCCAAACCTTTATGGATACGGAAAACCTTATCCACCTCATAGCAAAAAGCGAACAGAGAAAACTGCTTGACAGAATCATAGATGCCGTTCAAAAAATAGAGGGTGCATTTTCACTTGTTTTTCTAAGCAGAACAAAGATGTTTGCAATGCGTGACAGACACGGTTTTCGCCCTCTAAGCCTCGGTAAACTCCCAGGCGGCGGTTATATTGTCGCAAGTGAGACCTGCGCGTTTGATCTTGTAGGTGCAGAGTTTATAAGAGATGTTGAACCGGGTGAACTTCTTATTTTCAGCGAAGATAAAGAGCCAAAAAGCATAAAAGTTTTTGAGCCTACTCCTAAACACTGTATTTTTGAGTATGTCTACTTTTCAAGACCTGACTCTAAAGTGTTTGGACAGAGTGTTTATGAGACAAGAAAAAATATGGGCAAAGAGCTTGCACGCATAAAGCCAGTAGAAGCAGATATGGTCATTCCCGTACCTGATGGCGGAGTTCCTGCGGCTATAGGATACGCTCAGGAGAGCGGGATTCCTTATGAGATGGGAATTATGAGAAACCACTATATAGGACGAACATTTATTGAACCTACTCAGGAGATGAGAGACCTTAAAGTTAAGATGAAACTCTCACCTATGATAGATATTATCAAAGGAAAAAGAGTTATCGTCGTTGATGACTCGATCGTACGCGGAACGACATCTAAAAGAATCGTAAGAATGTTAAAAGAGGCAGGAGCAAGCGAAGTTCACATGAGAGTATCTTCTCCTCCTACAACAGATCCTTGCTTTTACGGTGTAGACACTCCAAACAAAGATAAGCTAATAGCCGCAAATATGAGCCAAGATGATATATGCAAGTTTATTGAAGCTGACTCTTTAGCATACCTTGATGAAGCATCACTTCTAAGAAGTGTCAATGCAAAAGATGAGAGCTACTGTACAGCCTGCTTTACAGGAAAATACATAGTTTAA
- a CDS encoding DsrE family protein produces MKRLFFILSVIITSIQAEEYKAVFNCNANDMQYVASRMVLVERTMDMIEEKGDTPKFAVTIHGGCAPIVSKNYDEIILDEKDLSSIELSQKQLIKLADRGVEIVVCAMSLNANTIPKEDVIESVKISPNSFLETIHYQNSGYALMVFE; encoded by the coding sequence ATGAAACGTCTATTTTTTATATTGTCAGTTATCATTACATCCATTCAGGCCGAAGAGTATAAAGCTGTTTTTAACTGCAACGCAAACGATATGCAGTATGTTGCCAGCCGTATGGTGCTTGTTGAGAGAACTATGGATATGATCGAGGAAAAAGGAGACACTCCGAAGTTTGCCGTTACAATTCATGGAGGGTGTGCTCCTATCGTTTCTAAAAATTATGATGAGATAATTCTAGATGAGAAAGATCTAAGCTCCATTGAACTCTCTCAAAAGCAGCTTATAAAATTGGCAGACAGAGGCGTTGAGATAGTCGTTTGTGCCATGAGCCTAAACGCAAATACGATCCCAAAAGAGGATGTTATAGAGTCTGTAAAAATATCACCAAACAGTTTTCTAGAGACGATACACTATCAAAACAGCGGTTATGCTCTGATGGTGTTTGAGTGA
- a CDS encoding DUF3972 domain-containing protein: protein MKWMSDEEYMELTGLDISAIDDLADRGKLTIKVEEGVRYIDPSKGAGEVVPVQLKELSSHNTKEMVVQPQFVEKTIGTIINLHEKVLDAKDETLAAVRVENEFLREALASLQELYDEDRKTIHTLQEQLKLSQQEVEFMRRKYKLMWNKAIEEHTT, encoded by the coding sequence ATGAAGTGGATGAGCGATGAAGAGTATATGGAACTTACCGGTCTTGATATATCGGCGATCGACGATTTGGCAGACAGAGGCAAGCTTACCATAAAAGTAGAAGAGGGGGTGAGATATATCGATCCCTCAAAAGGTGCGGGGGAAGTAGTTCCCGTACAGTTAAAAGAGCTCTCTTCGCACAACACAAAAGAGATGGTAGTACAGCCCCAGTTTGTCGAGAAGACGATAGGTACCATTATCAATCTTCACGAAAAGGTGCTTGACGCAAAAGATGAGACTCTTGCGGCAGTAAGAGTCGAGAATGAGTTCTTAAGAGAGGCGCTTGCCTCTTTGCAAGAGCTTTATGATGAAGACAGAAAAACGATACACACGCTTCAAGAGCAGCTAAAACTTTCACAGCAAGAAGTTGAGTTTATGAGAAGAAAATATAAACTTATGTGGAATAAAGCTATCGAAGAGCATACTACATGA
- the glyQ gene encoding glycine--tRNA ligase subunit alpha: MITFSEMLLKLQEFWMKQGCNIVQPYDIPAGAGTFHPATFLRSLDSTPWSVAYVAPSRRPTDGRYGENPNRLGSYYQFQALIKPSPDNIQELYLKSLEYLGLDVKNHDIRFVEDNWESPTLGAWGLGWEVWLNGMEVTQFTYFQQVGGIECSPVAVEITYGTERLAMYLQGVDTVFDIVWGENEHGKTLYRDVHKEAEIEFSKYNFEVADTEMLFAEFNAKSDECLKALDAGLPLPAYDLCMMAANTFNVLDARKAISQTERQNYILKIRELSRGCAELYKAQEEDRNKRVKA, from the coding sequence ATGATAACTTTTAGCGAGATGTTACTAAAACTACAAGAATTCTGGATGAAGCAGGGGTGCAATATTGTTCAGCCCTACGACATCCCTGCGGGTGCGGGAACATTTCATCCGGCTACATTTTTACGCTCACTTGACTCAACTCCATGGTCGGTTGCTTATGTGGCACCATCTCGCCGCCCGACAGACGGAAGATACGGAGAGAACCCGAACCGCTTGGGGAGCTACTACCAGTTTCAAGCACTTATTAAACCGTCACCCGACAACATTCAAGAGCTTTACTTAAAATCGTTGGAGTACCTTGGACTTGATGTAAAGAACCATGATATCCGCTTTGTCGAGGACAACTGGGAGTCACCGACACTGGGCGCATGGGGACTTGGCTGGGAAGTTTGGCTAAACGGCATGGAAGTAACGCAGTTTACTTACTTTCAGCAGGTAGGCGGCATAGAGTGCTCTCCCGTCGCAGTCGAGATAACATACGGAACGGAGAGACTTGCGATGTACCTGCAGGGTGTTGATACTGTCTTTGACATTGTCTGGGGCGAGAATGAGCATGGAAAAACGCTATACCGCGATGTTCACAAAGAGGCGGAGATAGAGTTTAGCAAGTACAACTTTGAAGTAGCAGACACGGAGATGCTCTTTGCCGAGTTTAACGCAAAAAGCGATGAGTGCCTAAAAGCGCTAGATGCAGGGCTTCCTCTTCCCGCATACGACCTATGCATGATGGCGGCAAACACCTTTAACGTCCTGGATGCCAGAAAAGCTATAAGCCAGACTGAGAGACAAAACTACATACTAAAAATCCGCGAACTCTCACGTGGATGCGCAGAGCTTTACAAGGCTCAAGAAGAAGATAGGAACAAGAGGGTTAAGGCTTAG
- a CDS encoding histidinol-phosphatase, with the protein MVVDIHNHTKLCNHAEGEIAEYIEKAIECGIKYFGFSEHAPMNFDEKYRISFAQMQEYEKSVLDAKEKYKDKIEILLGYEVDYLRGYMDERVLNADVDYLIGSIHFIEEWGFDNPEFIGNYKDQNIDEIWQKYFNAIEEMAKSRLFDIVGHLDLIKIFKYMPTKNIKEIAKNALLAIKEAGMSVEINVAGFRKPIGEAYPSMSLLNEIKKLNIPITFASDAHKPEQVGLYSDEAIEMAKSAGYSECVFYRNRKKHFIKF; encoded by the coding sequence ATGGTAGTAGACATCCATAACCACACAAAACTTTGTAATCACGCAGAAGGTGAAATCGCCGAGTATATCGAAAAGGCAATAGAGTGCGGCATAAAATATTTCGGCTTTTCTGAGCACGCTCCGATGAATTTTGATGAGAAATATCGCATTTCATTTGCTCAGATGCAAGAGTATGAAAAAAGTGTGCTTGATGCAAAAGAGAAGTATAAAGACAAAATTGAGATACTTCTAGGTTATGAGGTGGATTATCTAAGAGGATATATGGATGAGAGAGTCTTAAATGCAGATGTAGATTATCTGATAGGCTCCATCCACTTTATAGAGGAGTGGGGATTTGACAACCCTGAGTTTATCGGAAACTATAAAGACCAAAATATTGATGAGATCTGGCAAAAATATTTTAATGCAATAGAGGAGATGGCTAAGAGCAGACTTTTTGATATTGTAGGGCATCTTGATCTGATCAAAATTTTCAAATATATGCCGACAAAAAATATTAAAGAGATAGCAAAAAATGCCCTTCTAGCCATCAAAGAAGCCGGCATGTCCGTAGAGATAAATGTTGCTGGATTTAGAAAGCCGATAGGCGAAGCATATCCATCTATGTCACTCTTAAATGAGATTAAAAAACTGAATATCCCAATAACTTTTGCTTCAGATGCACATAAACCGGAACAAGTCGGTCTATATAGCGATGAAGCCATTGAAATGGCAAAAAGCGCTGGCTACAGCGAGTGCGTATTTTATAGAAATAGAAAAAAACACTTTATAAAATTTTAA
- the purE gene encoding 5-(carboxyamino)imidazole ribonucleotide mutase codes for MKFVSIVIGSKSDYEIMKSCSDTLEAFGVQYEMIISSAHRSPERTKDYIATAEEKGAQVFIAAAGMAAHLAGVLSSKTVKPIIGVPMSASALSGIDALLSTVQMPAGMPVATVAIGKAGAINSAYLAMQILALDNEELAIKLKEDRISKAKKVEMDSMEIETIIS; via the coding sequence ATGAAATTTGTTTCAATTGTAATAGGCAGTAAAAGTGATTACGAGATAATGAAATCTTGTTCAGACACGCTTGAGGCGTTTGGCGTGCAGTATGAAATGATAATATCTTCAGCTCATCGCTCTCCTGAGAGAACGAAAGATTATATTGCTACAGCAGAGGAAAAAGGTGCTCAGGTTTTTATAGCGGCTGCGGGAATGGCTGCACACTTGGCAGGTGTTTTATCTTCTAAAACAGTAAAACCGATCATTGGAGTTCCTATGAGCGCATCTGCTCTTAGCGGAATAGATGCTCTTTTATCAACGGTTCAAATGCCTGCCGGAATGCCTGTTGCTACTGTAGCTATAGGAAAAGCGGGAGCGATAAACTCTGCTTATTTGGCTATGCAGATACTCGCACTTGACAATGAAGAGCTTGCTATCAAACTAAAAGAAGACCGCATCTCAAAGGCTAAAAAAGTAGAGATGGATTCGATGGAGATAGAGACAATTATTTCGTAA